In Shouchella patagoniensis, the following are encoded in one genomic region:
- a CDS encoding zinc-binding alcohol dehydrogenase family protein, translating into MKAVGLYEYLTIDKENSLIDQVVPTPMPQGRDLLIEVKAVSVNPVDTKQRAPKDKVEKDLRILGYDASGVVVDVGEDCVLFNVGDEVYYAGDVTRQGSNAEFQLVDEQLVGRKPSSLSYAKAAAMPLTSITAWESLYDRMRITEERDAGKSILIIGGAGGVGSIAIQLAARSGLEVLATASRQETIDWCKNMGAHYTINHRQQLLPQLQEVGYEEVDYILCLANTNEHWDGMAECIKPQGTICAIVENQEEIDMKKIRNKSVTFCWEFMFTRAMYKTDDQIEQHRLLTQMAEKFDQGELKHTMTKTLSPINSKNLREAHRELEGGRMIGKFVIEWSRVD; encoded by the coding sequence ATGAAAGCAGTAGGTTTATATGAGTATTTGACCATTGATAAAGAGAATAGTTTGATTGATCAAGTTGTACCAACACCAATGCCACAAGGACGTGATTTACTCATTGAAGTGAAAGCTGTATCCGTTAATCCTGTAGATACAAAACAAAGAGCACCTAAAGATAAAGTCGAGAAAGATTTGCGAATTTTAGGTTATGATGCAAGTGGTGTCGTTGTAGATGTTGGAGAAGATTGTGTGTTGTTTAATGTTGGAGATGAAGTTTATTATGCAGGCGATGTGACTAGACAAGGGTCTAATGCAGAGTTTCAATTAGTTGATGAGCAACTTGTAGGTCGAAAGCCTTCTTCGCTTTCTTATGCAAAAGCAGCTGCGATGCCACTAACTTCTATCACAGCATGGGAGTCTTTATATGATCGTATGAGGATAACTGAAGAAAGAGATGCAGGAAAAAGTATTCTGATAATAGGTGGTGCTGGAGGAGTTGGCTCAATTGCTATTCAATTAGCGGCAAGGTCTGGACTTGAGGTATTGGCTACCGCTTCACGACAAGAAACAATTGATTGGTGTAAGAATATGGGTGCACATTATACGATAAACCATCGTCAACAGTTGCTTCCACAGCTCCAAGAAGTTGGCTATGAGGAAGTTGATTACATCCTTTGTTTAGCTAACACAAATGAACATTGGGATGGAATGGCTGAATGTATTAAACCTCAAGGAACAATTTGTGCAATCGTTGAGAACCAAGAGGAGATTGATATGAAAAAGATTCGCAACAAGAGTGTCACTTTTTGTTGGGAATTTATGTTTACAAGAGCAATGTATAAGACAGATGATCAAATTGAACAGCATCGACTTCTTACTCAAATGGCGGAAAAGTTTGATCAAGGGGAGCTTAAACATACAATGACAAAAACGCTCTCTCCAATTAATTCCAAAAATTTGAGAGAGGCCCATAGAGAGTTAGAAGGTGGTCGTATGATTGGTAAGTTTGTAATTGAATGGAGTCGTGTTGATTAA